A stretch of DNA from Pseudomonas sp. HN11:
AGTGGCGGGTTGATCCATTCGGCATTCAATATCAGGGTTTGCCGGGGTTCGATGTTGATCTGCATGGGCGTGCTTTCCCAGAAGCGCGGGCGTAGCGCGTCGTCATTCTTGAACGCTTCGACGCCTGTCCCATCATCATTACGGCGGATGAAGCGGAAACCCTTGGCATCCGCACGCCAGGTGATGGGGCGGCCGTCGGCGTGGGCTTCCGCCTGGGCGACTTGCAGCAGTTGGCTCAGGCGCTCGGCGTCCTTGCGCAGCAGGTGCAGCGGGTCGGGTTTGATCGTGAGGCTGATGGCGGCGCTGGCGATGCCGATGATCACCAGCACCACCATCAGTTCGATCAGGGTGAAACCTTGCTGTCTCATCGCGGGCTTCCTGAAGAA
This window harbors:
- the gspH gene encoding type II secretion system minor pseudopilin GspH, whose translation is MRQQGFTLIELMVVLVIIGIASAAISLTIKPDPLHLLRKDAERLSQLLQVAQAEAHADGRPITWRADAKGFRFIRRNDDGTGVEAFKNDDALRPRFWESTPMQINIEPRQTLILNAEWINPPLRVVLSDGQHSLSLQRDAAGLMRVVSQP